The following proteins are encoded in a genomic region of [Eubacterium] hominis:
- a CDS encoding PTS sugar transporter subunit IIB, which produces MIRILLACGIGASTGFMAANMRKIAKQQGLDVSVHAVSKSQVMEYADKIDVLLLGPHFSSEVAKYQNQLNDHGVKVTSIDPDDYAALDGESILETALDLMEE; this is translated from the coding sequence ATGATAAGAATTTTATTAGCATGTGGAATTGGCGCATCTACCGGATTTATGGCAGCAAATATGCGAAAGATTGCGAAACAGCAGGGATTAGACGTTAGTGTACATGCAGTCAGTAAATCACAGGTGATGGAATACGCAGATAAAATTGATGTATTGTTGCTGGGACCTCACTTTTCAAGTGAAGTAGCGAAATATCAAAATCAGCTAAATGATCATGGTGTAAAAGTTACATCTATAGACCCTGATGATTATGCTGCTTTGGATGGGGAAAGTATTTTAGAAACAGCATTAGATTTAATGGAAGAATAA
- a CDS encoding IS110 family transposase: MKLVGIDIAKYEHAAYIMDAATGESLCDPFFFKNNKNGFQKLYIELNKYAKDELFIGMEDTGHYNFDIETNLLAKGYKVALINPITTKNLRKAALKSVKTDKEDAILITNALLDKDYYRIISIQDEKLKEAKELTRYRTQLTIEMNRKKNVLQRHIDIVFPEFNTLFHDEYTITYLNILRKYGDAYTIAHTDIRSLRKCFKYCNSFTAEELKKLASNSVGIHDVSISFIIQSVISSIDLINSQIEELDKKIEELAITQDSSITSIPGISIITGTSILAELGDISKYSNAGKLIKFAGVNPYISESGEFSADKTVITKKGSKYLRTTLYRVIIPVIRHNPVFNNYYHLKRSQGKKHLCALGHCVRKLLRIIYHLETNHLSFDINSLK, from the coding sequence ATGAAACTTGTTGGAATTGATATCGCCAAATATGAACATGCTGCCTATATCATGGATGCTGCTACTGGCGAATCTTTATGTGATCCTTTTTTCTTCAAAAATAATAAAAATGGATTTCAAAAACTTTATATCGAACTTAATAAATACGCAAAAGATGAACTTTTTATCGGGATGGAAGATACCGGTCATTATAACTTCGATATTGAAACTAATTTATTGGCTAAAGGTTACAAAGTTGCTTTAATCAATCCTATTACCACTAAGAACCTTAGAAAAGCTGCCTTAAAATCTGTTAAAACTGATAAAGAGGATGCTATTTTAATTACCAATGCTCTCTTAGATAAGGATTACTATCGTATCATCTCTATTCAAGATGAGAAATTAAAGGAAGCCAAAGAATTAACTCGTTATCGTACACAATTAACCATCGAAATGAATCGTAAGAAGAATGTCCTTCAAAGGCACATTGACATCGTTTTTCCTGAATTTAACACATTATTTCATGACGAATACACCATTACCTATTTAAATATCTTAAGAAAATATGGTGATGCTTATACGATTGCTCATACAGATATTCGTTCTTTAAGAAAATGTTTTAAATATTGTAATTCCTTTACTGCAGAAGAATTAAAAAAATTAGCTTCTAATTCCGTTGGTATTCACGACGTTTCTATTTCTTTTATCATTCAATCGGTTATTTCCAGTATTGATTTAATCAATTCCCAAATTGAAGAATTGGATAAAAAAATAGAAGAACTCGCCATCACACAAGATTCTTCTATCACATCAATACCAGGAATATCAATTATTACTGGTACTTCTATTTTAGCCGAACTAGGTGACATTAGTAAATACTCAAATGCAGGAAAATTAATTAAATTTGCAGGTGTGAATCCATATATAAGTGAATCTGGAGAATTTTCAGCCGATAAAACAGTGATAACCAAGAAAGGTTCCAAATATCTAAGGACAACACTTTATAGAGTCATTATACCTGTAATACGCCATAACCCTGTATTTAATAACTACTATCATTTAAAACGTAGTCAAGGCAAAAAACATCTCTGTGCTTTAGGTCATTGTGTAAGAAAACTTTTAAGAATTATTTATCATCTTGAAACAAATCATCTATCATTCGATATAAATTCACTTAAATAG
- a CDS encoding GGDEF domain-containing protein, translated as MFVLLDEYVSKIQEFRAKSDEESIYHVALELEVEAKKQKSVYHEVIGVYHISKFYYVIGEYTKSLAQSLHGLQLCKKTENVFYEMILNNLAGILYGALGDQISSIEYMLKAYYIALEHPELNFTYFIENNIGVLFFNMQMYEKAYEFLLKSAATRNLTDISSIKESDGINIVNMIGCSIKTNNKDIYDQWYPYLDYYLKHYHLKTVEDDFMLYKLILACKKKDHDKIKECVDEMYLTYQESLDHLHILKNLFDAFSFLIELQEKEMCEKVFKFMESILENYPDYKNQSRLDDCRIKMNIMFHEDEKLPDSLYKYYLDKCKEDEQWQNDLKKSLLNKVELEELLNEQKTILKENEELQRNSEIEDFTKLLNKTAFQKHVTQAVENYQSDQYMALFVIDIDKFKNINDHYGHLSGDKLLLKVVEILKEETREIDDIGRIGGDEFCIFMKNIFTLEYVKETAESILKKVKAIELENYNITITTSIGVQMITQACNYQDIFQKADALMYEAKKSGGNQYRMNV; from the coding sequence ATGTTCGTGTTACTTGATGAATATGTTTCAAAAATACAAGAATTTAGAGCAAAAAGTGATGAAGAAAGTATATATCATGTAGCTTTAGAACTTGAAGTAGAAGCAAAAAAACAGAAAAGTGTTTATCATGAAGTAATTGGCGTTTATCATATATCCAAATTTTATTATGTCATAGGAGAATATACAAAATCCTTAGCACAATCTTTACATGGCCTGCAGCTTTGTAAGAAAACCGAAAATGTGTTTTATGAAATGATTTTAAATAATCTTGCGGGCATTCTTTATGGTGCACTGGGGGATCAAATATCATCAATAGAATATATGTTGAAAGCTTATTATATAGCATTAGAGCATCCAGAACTAAACTTCACCTACTTTATAGAAAATAATATTGGGGTTTTGTTTTTTAATATGCAAATGTATGAAAAAGCATATGAATTTTTATTGAAAAGTGCCGCTACCAGAAATCTGACAGATATCTCATCCATCAAAGAAAGTGATGGAATTAACATTGTGAATATGATTGGCTGTAGTATTAAAACTAATAATAAAGACATCTATGATCAATGGTATCCTTATTTAGATTACTATCTGAAGCACTATCACTTAAAAACAGTGGAAGATGATTTTATGCTTTACAAACTGATTCTCGCATGTAAAAAGAAAGATCATGACAAAATCAAAGAGTGTGTAGATGAGATGTATCTTACTTATCAAGAAAGTTTAGACCATTTACATATTTTAAAAAACCTTTTTGATGCTTTTTCTTTTCTAATTGAATTACAGGAAAAAGAGATGTGTGAAAAAGTTTTTAAATTCATGGAAAGTATATTAGAAAATTATCCAGATTATAAAAATCAGTCACGTTTAGATGACTGCCGTATCAAAATGAATATTATGTTTCATGAGGATGAAAAGCTGCCAGATTCTCTTTATAAATATTATCTGGACAAGTGTAAAGAAGATGAACAATGGCAAAATGACCTGAAAAAGAGTTTATTAAATAAAGTAGAATTGGAAGAACTTTTAAATGAACAAAAGACAATCTTAAAAGAAAATGAAGAACTTCAACGTAATTCAGAAATTGAGGATTTCACCAAGCTCTTAAATAAAACAGCCTTCCAAAAACATGTAACACAGGCAGTAGAAAATTATCAAAGTGATCAATATATGGCGTTATTTGTGATCGATATAGATAAATTCAAAAACATAAATGATCATTATGGACATTTATCCGGTGATAAGCTTTTATTGAAAGTCGTGGAAATTTTGAAAGAAGAAACTAGAGAAATTGATGATATTGGAAGAATCGGCGGTGATGAATTCTGTATATTTATGAAGAATATCTTTACATTAGAATATGTAAAAGAAACAGCAGAAAGCATCCTGAAAAAAGTAAAGGCAATCGAATTAGAAAATTATAATATCACCATTACGACAAGTATTGGCGTTCAAATGATTACACAAGCATGTAACTACCAGGATATCTTTCAAAAGGCAGACGCTTTAATGTATGAGGCAAAAAAATCAGGTGGCAATCAATATCGAATGAATGTATAA
- a CDS encoding HAMP domain-containing histidine kinase, protein MKKDIQTIHRQITYKNECMSHFEIASSTSFQEIKELCKDINGLYEEISKHEEIALKKEREMQTLIAGMSHDMRTPLTSMQGYLDLLQESKQETERNKYIDVIRARLISLKNMLEDLFMHSKLNDDEFTIETSEIQIYPILCKVFASYYYDFEKKQIEPYIAFENEQLMVHANKEFVTRIFQNLIHNVLKYGNTSFSIIQKQNFMRFSNQVNEENLEVDKLFDRFYKGDPSRHHTSSGLGLANVKDMVEAMHWRVEAELKEDNLSIIIYYK, encoded by the coding sequence CTGAAAAAAGATATACAGACCATTCATCGTCAAATTACATATAAAAATGAGTGTATGAGTCATTTTGAAATCGCATCATCCACAAGCTTTCAAGAAATAAAAGAGCTTTGTAAAGATATTAATGGCTTATATGAAGAGATCTCTAAGCATGAAGAAATTGCATTGAAAAAGGAACGAGAAATGCAGACTTTGATTGCGGGTATGTCACATGATATGCGAACACCATTAACCAGCATGCAGGGATATTTAGATCTGTTACAGGAAAGTAAACAGGAAACAGAAAGAAATAAATATATTGATGTTATCCGGGCACGATTGATATCCTTAAAAAATATGTTAGAAGATTTATTTATGCATTCTAAATTAAATGATGATGAATTTACCATTGAAACTTCTGAAATACAAATATATCCAATATTGTGTAAAGTATTTGCGTCCTATTATTATGATTTTGAAAAGAAACAAATAGAGCCATATATTGCATTTGAAAATGAACAGCTTATGGTTCATGCAAATAAAGAATTTGTGACAAGAATCTTTCAGAATCTAATTCATAATGTATTAAAATACGGAAACACTTCTTTTTCTATTATTCAAAAACAGAATTTCATGCGTTTTAGTAATCAGGTAAATGAAGAAAATCTTGAAGTAGATAAGCTGTTTGATCGTTTCTACAAAGGCGATCCATCACGTCATCATACATCCAGTGGATTAGGACTTGCGAATGTAAAAGATATGGTGGAAGCTATGCATTGGCGTGTTGAGGCAGAATTAAAAGAAGATAACTTATCTATTATCATATATTATAAATAG
- a CDS encoding ATP-binding cassette domain-containing protein has translation MSSDVVELTNISKAYKHIYAVDHINMKIKKGDIYGFIGRNGAGKSTTLKMICGLVSPDSGQIKLFGEERNRMSARRIGSLIETAGLYPGMSAYDNMDIKATAMGLHDTQKIHELLKLVKLDSKSKKPVKKFSLGMKQRLGIAMALLGNPDLLILDEPINGLDPEGIREIREMIQYLNETKKMTIIISSHILGELSKIATRYGMIRDGKLIEEISKEELALKCMDYLSMKVDNIQKAVTLLETKLGMQHYQVHEQNELWIFDDIDSAQVNLILAQNDIAISSMFYQKQDLESYFLERIGGNDHVEYDKSRN, from the coding sequence ATGAGTAGTGATGTTGTAGAACTAACCAATATATCAAAAGCGTATAAACATATTTACGCAGTGGATCATATAAATATGAAAATAAAAAAAGGAGATATTTATGGTTTTATCGGAAGAAACGGTGCTGGTAAATCCACAACGTTAAAGATGATCTGTGGCCTTGTTTCACCTGATAGTGGTCAAATTAAACTGTTTGGAGAAGAAAGAAACCGCATGAGTGCAAGACGTATTGGTTCTTTGATAGAAACTGCTGGTTTATATCCTGGAATGAGTGCTTACGATAATATGGATATCAAAGCAACTGCCATGGGATTACATGATACACAAAAGATTCATGAACTGTTGAAGCTGGTAAAACTTGATTCAAAAAGTAAAAAGCCTGTAAAAAAATTCTCACTTGGGATGAAACAACGATTAGGAATCGCAATGGCATTGCTAGGAAATCCTGATTTATTAATTTTGGATGAACCAATCAACGGCCTTGATCCAGAAGGAATCCGTGAAATCAGAGAGATGATTCAATATCTGAATGAAACAAAGAAAATGACGATTATTATCAGTAGTCATATCTTAGGAGAGTTAAGCAAAATTGCGACACGTTATGGCATGATTCGTGATGGCAAGCTGATTGAAGAAATCAGTAAGGAAGAACTCGCCCTAAAATGCATGGATTATTTATCTATGAAAGTGGATAATATACAAAAAGCTGTGACACTATTAGAAACGAAATTAGGTATGCAGCATTATCAGGTACATGAACAAAATGAACTATGGATATTTGATGATATTGATAGTGCACAGGTGAATCTTATCCTTGCGCAAAATGACATTGCGATTTCTTCCATGTTTTATCAGAAACAGGACTTAGAATCTTATTTTTTAGAAAGAATTGGAGGGAATGATCATGTTGAATATGATAAAAGCAGAAACTAA
- a CDS encoding PTS sugar transporter subunit IIA: protein MKKDKMIELINVLKSSSAWLSSASLSKMIGVSERTIRNYINEINEEQCQLIESSKYGYRIRTDLPDTIEDKTEEIIDARSHLVLSKLLSSKEGISVFDIAEELHVSESTIMNNVLPKIKKLVKNFNIKIQTHDYQFYLSGNEQDKRKLVGHIATNNVYGYFTSTETLKKLFPSFDIDQVLHELYNICQDCELLLNNYALNNLLVHILIIIIRLESKNTLNTSDNLIDANKLIEHFDQKNEIIELANRIAQFFENTYNSTIPEKDFQQILILIALSIEHYSFDDLDFNKLSNFIDQRFLDNIMLIAQEMITRYDIPKIDDDFLLQFTLHMYNVYQRATYHVSYPNPIGSQIKKDYAPIYDMAVFFAHKFAVLYHIEINEDEIAFIAFHIGAYLERNKSRKDIVSCIVIVEDYHDFARKLVNDLEANFHDEMVILDVMSYNRFVLLKPKSDLLLTTIQSTIQHPHKITINPILTKQNIFKIWNEIEEIQEVKKRIYAKVFLEQMLYPELFVRNVYLNNVQEYIEYLGQLCIDQKFIQPNFIKDVLLRESVSSTAFTDCLAIPHAINQYAEHSFICVLHNDTPIPWGRHQVKFVLMIGIAQQDMKYFKDAFDLIIDLYSSVDKTVQILNTDTFEEFKEVFISSKA, encoded by the coding sequence ATGAAAAAGGATAAAATGATTGAATTGATCAATGTTTTAAAAAGTTCATCTGCATGGCTTTCATCTGCCTCTTTATCAAAAATGATAGGTGTTAGTGAAAGGACAATTCGCAATTATATTAATGAAATAAATGAAGAACAGTGTCAGCTGATTGAGTCTTCAAAATATGGCTATCGTATCCGTACCGATTTACCAGATACAATTGAAGATAAAACAGAAGAAATTATAGATGCACGTTCCCATCTGGTTTTATCAAAGCTACTATCATCTAAAGAAGGTATTTCTGTATTTGATATCGCTGAAGAACTGCATGTGAGTGAAAGCACCATTATGAATAATGTCTTGCCAAAGATTAAAAAGTTAGTGAAAAATTTCAATATAAAAATTCAAACGCACGATTACCAATTTTATTTAAGTGGCAATGAACAGGATAAAAGAAAACTTGTAGGTCATATTGCGACTAATAATGTATATGGCTATTTTACATCTACAGAAACCTTAAAAAAGCTGTTTCCTTCCTTTGATATCGATCAGGTTTTACATGAACTGTACAACATCTGTCAGGATTGTGAATTGTTGTTGAATAATTATGCTTTAAACAATCTTCTGGTACATATATTGATTATCATTATTCGCTTAGAATCAAAAAATACGTTAAATACATCGGATAACTTAATTGATGCCAATAAATTGATTGAACATTTTGACCAGAAGAATGAAATAATCGAGCTTGCGAACAGAATTGCACAATTCTTTGAAAATACATATAACAGTACCATTCCTGAAAAAGATTTCCAACAGATTCTTATATTAATTGCTTTATCAATAGAACACTATTCATTTGATGATTTAGATTTTAATAAACTTTCTAATTTCATTGATCAGCGGTTTTTAGATAATATCATGTTGATTGCGCAGGAAATGATTACCCGTTATGATATCCCAAAGATTGATGATGATTTTCTTCTTCAATTTACTTTGCATATGTATAATGTTTATCAACGTGCTACTTATCATGTAAGTTATCCAAATCCAATTGGTTCTCAAATAAAGAAGGATTATGCGCCAATTTATGATATGGCTGTATTCTTTGCACATAAATTTGCGGTGCTTTATCATATAGAAATTAATGAAGATGAGATTGCCTTTATCGCATTCCATATCGGTGCTTATTTAGAACGAAATAAGAGTAGAAAAGATATTGTTTCCTGCATTGTGATTGTGGAAGATTATCATGACTTTGCTAGAAAACTTGTGAATGATTTAGAAGCTAATTTCCATGATGAAATGGTTATTTTAGATGTAATGTCCTATAATCGTTTTGTATTACTTAAACCTAAAAGTGATCTACTATTAACCACTATACAATCAACAATCCAACATCCGCATAAAATTACAATTAATCCCATTCTGACAAAACAGAATATATTTAAAATATGGAATGAAATTGAAGAAATTCAAGAAGTAAAGAAACGTATTTACGCAAAAGTCTTTCTAGAACAGATGTTATATCCAGAGCTGTTTGTGAGAAATGTATATTTGAATAATGTTCAAGAATATATTGAATATTTAGGACAGCTTTGTATTGATCAAAAATTTATACAGCCAAATTTCATTAAAGATGTATTATTGAGAGAATCCGTTTCTAGTACGGCTTTTACAGATTGTCTGGCAATTCCACATGCGATCAATCAATATGCAGAGCACTCTTTCATTTGTGTATTACATAATGATACGCCAATTCCATGGGGCAGGCATCAAGTAAAATTTGTGTTGATGATTGGTATTGCTCAACAGGATATGAAATATTTTAAAGATGCTTTTGACCTGATTATTGATTTGTATTCTTCTGTTGATAAAACCGTACAAATATTAAATACAGACACCTTTGAAGAATTTAAAGAAGTATTTATATCATCTAAGGCATAA
- a CDS encoding response regulator transcription factor encodes MHLLIIEDHNDINAMIQDYLQKQGFQCDQAYSGTEGRLYYSTNDYDLIILDLMLPGLSGEELLEDIRKHSNVPVIVLSAKDSLDSKVNVLGAGADDYLCKPFELEELLARIQVQLRKSNKTSINTALQYKKLLLDSEQYDAKINDTYLNLTKHEYLILELLIRNPKRVFTKEEIYEYAWNDTYYGDDKTINTHMSNIRKKIRTQVAEEYIKTVWGIGFKMAE; translated from the coding sequence ATGCATTTATTAATTATTGAGGATCATAATGATATCAATGCAATGATTCAGGATTATCTACAGAAGCAAGGTTTTCAATGTGATCAGGCTTATTCAGGGACAGAAGGCAGATTATATTATTCCACAAATGATTATGATTTAATTATCTTAGATCTGATGTTGCCAGGATTATCTGGTGAAGAACTTTTAGAGGATATCCGTAAGCATTCAAATGTGCCAGTGATTGTATTAAGCGCAAAGGATAGCTTAGACAGTAAGGTAAATGTATTAGGTGCAGGTGCAGATGATTATCTGTGTAAACCATTTGAACTGGAAGAATTATTGGCTAGAATTCAGGTACAGCTTAGAAAAAGCAATAAAACAAGTATAAATACAGCTTTACAATATAAGAAGTTACTATTAGATAGTGAACAATATGATGCGAAAATAAACGATACATATCTAAATCTGACAAAGCATGAGTATTTAATATTAGAGCTGTTGATCAGAAATCCCAAGCGGGTTTTCACAAAGGAAGAAATCTATGAATACGCTTGGAATGATACCTATTATGGGGATGATAAAACCATCAATACACATATGAGTAATATACGTAAAAAAATAAGAACACAAGTAGCTGAGGAGTATATAAAAACAGTATGGGGAATCGGATTTAAAATGGCTGAATGA
- a CDS encoding KH domain-containing protein, with amino-acid sequence MKTYTSKNLEELLKEAAADKGVNVEDLTYTILEETSGFLGLGSKVTASVYCDNDIKEFMKEYMMNYFNGINMPATVEVSEENGFFHVNIDAENNAILIGKNGQTLQSMNNVLKSAASSEFKRRVGVLIDINGYKEEKYQKVTSLAIRVAKTVQRTKTDAVLDPMPADERKAIHNCLSNMKNISTVSEGEGNQRRLKICYSPEKA; translated from the coding sequence ATGAAAACATATACCAGTAAAAATCTGGAAGAACTTTTAAAAGAAGCCGCTGCTGATAAAGGTGTAAATGTAGAAGATCTGACATATACGATTTTGGAAGAAACAAGTGGTTTCCTTGGCTTAGGCAGCAAGGTAACTGCAAGCGTATATTGTGACAATGATATCAAAGAATTCATGAAAGAATACATGATGAATTATTTCAATGGTATCAACATGCCTGCTACAGTAGAGGTAAGTGAAGAAAATGGATTCTTCCATGTGAACATTGACGCAGAAAACAATGCCATTCTAATTGGTAAAAACGGGCAGACTTTACAGTCTATGAACAACGTTTTAAAATCTGCGGCATCAAGTGAATTTAAACGCCGTGTAGGGGTATTGATTGATATCAATGGCTATAAAGAAGAAAAATATCAGAAGGTTACTTCTTTAGCTATCCGTGTCGCAAAAACAGTGCAGAGAACAAAAACAGATGCTGTATTAGATCCAATGCCAGCTGATGAAAGAAAAGCAATACATAACTGCTTATCCAATATGAAAAATATTTCCACAGTCAGTGAAGGTGAAGGAAACCAAAGAAGATTAAAAATCTGTTACAGTCCTGAAAAAGCTTAA
- a CDS encoding ABC transporter permease: MLNMIKAETKRLIKSKGFWISVLIYILVFITCFYMQLSAEQSTSFVDEGISKEPGFYISVDASIKSLNQLVQTFGFGFGSLVLGIYFTSFVCSEYTSGYIKNTAVLEGGRKAVILSKIMVALVISFIILALNYLIGWILGICFIDNFMINPVQEIFIDFSMMLLLMCALFSLIIFLSTIFHNKTFGIVLLFLIASGMLQPFLDSIFNLLHISFASEYTLSYFFSTILPVSGPVVSHAFMMSIAFILVYNIGSAIVLQKTDI, encoded by the coding sequence ATGTTGAATATGATAAAAGCAGAAACTAAACGATTGATCAAAAGTAAAGGCTTTTGGATATCTGTATTGATATATATCTTAGTGTTTATCACATGTTTTTATATGCAGTTGTCCGCAGAACAGTCCACAAGCTTTGTGGATGAAGGTATATCAAAAGAACCAGGATTTTATATATCTGTAGATGCATCCATCAAATCTTTGAATCAGTTGGTACAAACCTTCGGTTTTGGCTTTGGAAGCCTTGTATTAGGTATCTATTTTACTTCATTTGTATGCAGTGAATACACCAGTGGCTATATCAAAAATACAGCTGTTTTAGAAGGTGGTAGAAAAGCAGTCATTCTTTCAAAAATAATGGTAGCATTGGTAATTTCATTTATCATTCTGGCATTGAACTACCTCATTGGCTGGATACTTGGTATATGTTTTATTGATAACTTTATGATAAATCCTGTACAGGAGATTTTCATAGATTTTTCTATGATGTTATTACTTATGTGCGCACTGTTTTCATTGATTATTTTCTTATCCACGATATTTCATAATAAAACGTTTGGTATCGTGTTATTATTTCTTATCGCATCTGGTATGTTACAGCCATTCTTAGATTCTATCTTTAATCTTTTACATATATCATTTGCGAGTGAATATACATTAAGCTATTTCTTTTCAACCATATTACCAGTATCTGGACCTGTTGTTTCACATGCATTTATGATGTCCATTGCCTTTATTTTAGTATATAATATAGGCAGTGCAATTGTACTTCAGAAAACAGATATATAA
- a CDS encoding 4Fe-4S binding protein produces the protein MILYFSGTGNSAYVAKRIGKMINDEVVHLFEKIKDNDFSPLQSKRPWVIVVPTYAWRIPRIVEYWLKNTPLQGNQDIYFVMTCGGSIGNAGKYIEKLCQNIKMNNRGCMEIIMPENYIAMFSTPTKEEASKIIDRAEKVIDLAAVCIKNGQSFKHPNVSFNDKISSSVINKLFYPLFVHAKKFYVLDDCISCGKCANVCPLHNIQLSNGKPVWGNQCTHCMACISRCPKEAIEYGKHSKGLPRYTCENVKKLEE, from the coding sequence ATGATATTATATTTTTCAGGCACAGGAAACAGTGCATATGTTGCGAAAAGAATAGGTAAAATGATTAATGATGAAGTAGTGCATCTATTTGAAAAAATCAAAGATAACGATTTTTCACCATTACAATCTAAACGGCCATGGGTTATTGTTGTGCCTACTTATGCATGGAGAATTCCACGTATTGTAGAATACTGGTTAAAGAATACACCACTTCAAGGTAATCAGGATATCTATTTTGTGATGACTTGTGGTGGTAGTATTGGTAATGCTGGTAAATATATTGAAAAACTTTGTCAGAATATAAAGATGAACAATCGTGGCTGTATGGAAATTATCATGCCAGAGAATTATATAGCGATGTTTTCTACTCCAACAAAGGAAGAAGCTTCTAAAATAATTGATCGTGCAGAAAAGGTTATCGATCTGGCTGCGGTTTGTATCAAAAATGGACAAAGCTTTAAACATCCTAATGTATCTTTTAATGACAAAATCAGCAGTAGTGTTATAAATAAGCTCTTTTATCCATTGTTTGTCCATGCGAAAAAGTTCTATGTTCTTGATGATTGTATTTCTTGTGGCAAGTGTGCAAATGTTTGTCCTCTCCATAATATTCAGCTTTCAAATGGCAAACCGGTATGGGGAAATCAATGTACCCACTGTATGGCATGTATTTCTCGTTGCCCAAAAGAGGCGATAGAATATGGGAAACATAGTAAAGGATTGCCACGCTATACTTGTGAAAATGTAAAAAAATTGGAGGAGTGA